A single window of Candidatus Omnitrophota bacterium DNA harbors:
- the tcmP gene encoding three-Cys-motif partner protein TcmP, translating to MFSYYYIDAFAGSGIHVSRTTKELIPGSPTNALWIDPPFHEYHFIDLDKKKVESLEEIAKGQENVHIYEGDCNEILIKEIFPKIQWKDFRRALCILDPYGLDLNWEVIETTGKMKTFDIFLNFPYLDMNRNVLRRNSEVVSDSQIKRMDSFWGDDSWKKLAYKTGDTLFDEWKIEEKVSPAEFVDGFRKRLVSVAGFEYVPEPIVMRNMRNGILYYLLFASQKCVAEDIIKDIFKKYKR from the coding sequence ATATTTTCCTATTATTATATCGACGCCTTTGCTGGTTCGGGCATTCATGTCTCCCGAACTACAAAAGAATTGATACCAGGAAGCCCTACAAATGCACTTTGGATTGATCCCCCTTTTCATGAATACCATTTTATCGATCTCGATAAAAAAAAGGTAGAATCATTAGAAGAAATCGCCAAAGGTCAAGAAAACGTTCATATTTATGAGGGTGATTGCAACGAGATTCTTATAAAAGAAATCTTCCCAAAGATTCAATGGAAAGATTTTCGCAGAGCTCTCTGTATTTTGGATCCTTATGGATTGGATTTGAACTGGGAAGTAATCGAAACGACAGGGAAAATGAAAACTTTCGATATATTTTTGAATTTTCCCTATCTCGATATGAATCGCAATGTACTACGACGCAATTCTGAAGTTGTTTCTGATAGCCAGATCAAACGAATGGATTCTTTTTGGGGAGATGATTCATGGAAAAAATTAGCCTATAAAACGGGGGATACTCTATTTGATGAATGGAAGATTGAGGAGAAAGTATCCCCCGCTGAGTTTGTAGATGGATTTCGGAAGCGTTTGGTATCTGTCGCTGGATTTGAATATGTCCCAGAACCGATTGTCATGAGAAACATGAGAAATGGGATTCTTTATTATTTATTATTCGCATCGCAAAAATGCGTTGCAGAGGATATAATAAAAGATATCTTCAAAAAATATAAAAGATAA
- a CDS encoding phage Gp37/Gp68 family protein, with protein MSDKSAIEWTESTWNPLTGCTKISPGCKYCYAERLAKRLQAMGQPNYKEGFRLSFHEEAVSIPLSWKKPRTIFVNSMSDLFHKNVQAEFIKKIFDVMNKAKRHRFQILTKRSDRLLTLNDAIAWPENVWMGVSVESDDYLFRVDHLRNTDAHIKFISFEPLLGPIPNINLKGIDWVIVGGESGPGARVMEEEWVLSIRDQCEKSGIPFFFKQWGGVRKHRNGRMLEGRTWDEMPI; from the coding sequence ATGTCCGATAAATCGGCGATCGAATGGACGGAATCGACCTGGAATCCATTGACAGGCTGCACGAAAATCAGTCCCGGATGCAAGTATTGTTATGCGGAGCGATTAGCTAAACGCCTTCAAGCCATGGGACAGCCGAATTATAAAGAAGGATTCCGTCTTTCCTTTCATGAAGAAGCCGTTTCCATACCCTTGTCTTGGAAAAAACCGAGAACGATCTTCGTAAATTCCATGAGCGATTTATTTCATAAGAATGTCCAAGCGGAATTTATAAAAAAAATCTTTGATGTTATGAATAAAGCTAAGCGCCATCGTTTCCAAATTTTAACAAAACGGTCTGATCGTCTCTTAACTCTCAACGATGCGATTGCATGGCCGGAAAACGTCTGGATGGGAGTGAGCGTTGAATCCGATGATTATCTGTTTCGCGTCGATCATTTAAGAAATACCGATGCGCATATCAAATTCATCTCCTTTGAACCGTTGCTCGGTCCCATTCCCAATATCAATTTAAAAGGAATAGATTGGGTCATTGTAGGCGGCGAATCGGGTCCTGGGGCGAGAGTAATGGAAGAAGAATGGGTCCTTTCCATTCGGGATCAATGCGAAAAATCCGGAATCCCTTTCTTTTTCAAGCAATGGGGAGGCGTTCGTAAACATCGAAATGGGCGGATGCTTGAGGGACGAACTTGGGACGAGATGCCTATTTAA
- a CDS encoding HD domain-containing phosphohydrolase — MVRISLDMCIADMICPADIFSPDAKNRLLLKKGVPLSENAKRLLAQNKVEFIDFPLPFEKRDAVPFTFSNETESSLFRLARDSFRAYKNDAIADPLELRKEAYDILAQAASEFEKLYVKEHPVTDAEPKRELRSIIHLRTVGALQDYLFEHAKNVSLISLALGFDYFSDSKQRLSDLHKVSVAGLFADIGMMKIPSRILTQETELSEKDWEIVRKHPETSAQFVESLFRQKNFITAKIVLQHHERMDGSGYPAGITGHTMEPYASVLAVADSYNSMISKRYFRPVYEPLEALASINQAAGKLYDKKAAECLNFRIAPYPIGTVAHFLKEQLIQVVELTNIPSDIGSIKIPVNSKGEGFYNIPKTIRKFVLEQSQPPDNAVSIEGQGDKIGKPLDAFDLLSAYGYVAKS; from the coding sequence GTGGTTAGAATATCACTGGATATGTGCATTGCCGATATGATTTGTCCGGCGGATATATTCTCTCCCGATGCAAAGAATCGATTGTTATTGAAGAAAGGCGTCCCCCTCTCGGAGAACGCCAAGCGTCTTCTCGCTCAAAATAAAGTTGAATTCATCGATTTTCCTCTCCCTTTCGAGAAAAGGGACGCCGTTCCTTTCACCTTCTCTAACGAAACGGAATCCTCTCTATTCCGCCTGGCGCGCGATTCCTTCCGCGCTTATAAGAACGATGCCATTGCTGATCCCTTGGAATTGCGCAAGGAAGCGTACGATATTCTCGCCCAGGCCGCTTCCGAATTCGAAAAACTGTACGTCAAAGAACATCCCGTTACGGATGCGGAGCCGAAACGGGAATTGCGTTCCATCATCCACCTGCGCACGGTGGGCGCATTGCAGGATTATCTTTTCGAACACGCGAAAAACGTTTCCCTGATTTCGCTGGCGTTGGGATTCGACTATTTCAGCGACTCCAAACAGAGGTTATCGGATCTGCATAAAGTATCCGTGGCGGGTTTGTTCGCCGATATCGGCATGATGAAGATTCCCTCCCGCATTCTTACGCAGGAGACGGAGTTATCGGAAAAGGATTGGGAAATCGTCCGCAAGCACCCGGAAACAAGCGCCCAATTCGTAGAAAGTCTATTCCGCCAAAAGAATTTCATTACGGCGAAAATCGTTCTTCAACACCATGAACGGATGGATGGTTCGGGCTATCCCGCCGGGATTACCGGTCATACTATGGAACCTTACGCCTCTGTTCTCGCCGTCGCCGACTCTTACAACAGCATGATTTCCAAGCGTTATTTCCGTCCGGTTTACGAACCTCTCGAAGCGTTGGCCTCGATCAACCAGGCCGCGGGAAAACTCTACGATAAAAAAGCCGCGGAGTGCTTGAATTTCCGCATCGCCCCCTATCCCATCGGAACCGTCGCCCATTTCCTCAAGGAGCAACTGATCCAAGTCGTCGAATTGACCAATATTCCATCGGATATTGGATCGATAAAAATCCCGGTGAATTCTAAAGGCGAAGGCTTTTACAACATTCCCAAAACCATCCGCAAGTTCGTCCTCGAGCAATCGCAACCGCCCGACAACGCCGTATCCATCGAAGGCCAAGGCGATAAAATCGGCAAGCCTCTCGACGCGTTCGATTTGCTCTCGGCCTACGGCTACGTTGCGAAGAGTTAG